The sequence below is a genomic window from Nicotiana tomentosiformis chromosome 6, ASM39032v3, whole genome shotgun sequence.
GTGTTCCTATATCATGTTTGAATGTTGTCTTGTTCTCTGATGAGAGTTAACATGTCTGTCTTATGACACTAGGATGTATACTTAGCATGATTTGGACTTTTTAGGTTTCAATTTGTTAGTATTATGCACTTGTGCACGATAATCTTTGTCAAGCAAACTTGTTTTTCCCCTAACTCTTTCAATATGTGGCCGTCTATGTGTTATTTTACTAAGTATTGAACCTGCTTCTAATTCCCTGCTGAACCTACGTTTAATTTTTGTGACCTTTTGGATTAGTTTCTTTGTGTTCTCATCCTTGCTATGTCTACTTTAAGTTATAAGTATATTCCCTCAATTCATGTCCCTCAACCATTGTCCACTCTCCCTCATTTGTTATCTATGCTATCTTTAAcctctcattcttagccggctgaaagccaaggctcttactattgacctccctagtgtgagcactgctcggggtccattgaGGCCCTCGTGAACTCTGACACAATAGGGCTTGGTCCTAGTCATTCTTTTAAACTCCAAAACTGCCCCTAGTACTCTACTTCCTGTCATGTACTGTAtatctatattggttgttccaagtgGTGCAACACTTGTGCTGTGGCTCATTGAATTGGTATGGACTCCTCTATGGATCCTGAGTAGTGTATTGAATatggctctttgttgaaggcctgGGTATGCTATGTGAGAGATATTGAAGGCCCAGTAAAGCtgggtatttagttattttatttgggcCTGATGTGGGCCTATTGTTACTGTTATGTACCATTGTTAATTTTACTCAttgttgggcctgtaataatctttgtataaacgattgaggttgttagtaaaagggaatggggttgATTTTAATATTTGCATGCAATgagtagataacatgcctatcgGATTTGGTAATATGTTTGCTATTTGTTCGATTACATGAGCATCGTAGGGATCATGACATTAGGGGAGCGCACACACACATTACTTGTTTACTATTAATCATGAGTCCAAATGCTATGTCTACTACTATGTGTTTATAGACAGCATGCTTATAGGGAGCAGACACCCCTTCAACTTGCATGATACTTTCAAATATATTAGGAACTTGCCTATAGGAACAAAAATGAACTTTCCTTCAATTCACTTCAGTTactcactagaaatcatgcctacaggATTTTGATCATTTCATTTGCTATTGAATCACATCGTTCACTAGAAATCTTATTCATAGGACTAAGCATAAATAAAGCAAGCTCTAAAGTACTATgcattagagatcctgcctataggaaataatttctTGCTATAATTGGTTAATGCTAGACCCTTCAAACACTGCTTCATGCACGTCGTATGAATAATTCTGGGACTCTTTCCCTAGCAGATTCTGTTGTACTTAACTGTGTACATCACTTAGGCATTGCACCtataggattggtaacttaaaactCTCAACAATTAGCTTATGATACCCGCATGATTCTGTCTATAAGCTATATCATGCATCTGAAATCACTTGCATACTTtgatcgcctagaaagcatgtctataggattctgcAGATTTCTGATCGACAtatgtgtttgcgtgcatttgttgcttatgtgtggaggtaaacttgagccttgactgcctatatttgaagtccaatatgttttgtatgtcgcctagttctatcatttttgagcagcctaagtttaagtctagaaccaccctaaatagaggtccaatacctcctggaccataggtatgcgACGTGTAATGCACGCATAGGATACGACCTATAATTGAGTTAGTAcgcttttaggtaacaacttaaaCATAGTAATCAGgaagcaggagatgatagtctgtgttcccgctgaataatatgagtaataccccatcttgagggagttacgaaatattatttatgttgtacggggtgatccttttggctaaaaaacttaggaccccctcctctttatatgttattatttgatctaaatagttgtatccctatattcgcactaagatctgtattaatcatgttgtaataaagttctgtGACTTCTGAActcctttgtttatttgatcacctaacCTAGtcataatccacataatcttaagttcagcTGAGACCCATAATTGTGGACCTcggggagtgcctaacaccttctcttttaggtaacttgagcccttatccgatctttggtgacgtagactagttaaaacagagttatctgcataataggtgccctaacgcaccttaaaaatcgttaggtggctactctcctcttttaatacctcctttaaaagagttgtcacacgtcgaagcccGCATTTCGCGAGAGAAAATAGGGCGCGACagtatggcgactctgctggggatttacacttaggctcttaccataatgaacacGGATTATGTGaattagttttctttgttataaatgcacattccttttccatctttatttgttaGATTTGCTATAACACACACATCTCTTTCCCGTTCGCCTTTACTTGTCTAAAACTGTTATAACATGTATGTCCCTTCCCTTCTCCGcctttattttttaaactttgttacgacatgcacatccctttccgtATTCACCCTTATTTGCCCTAACTGCTCTTCATTTGTTTAAAGACTACTATATTgtttgctttattacattctcgcATATCTTCCATGGACTAACTTCTTCCTCTGTCTCTGTTTTatgttttaccttaatactgtatttaccgctttttacatatttatcatgcacatacttggcaatgtgttattatctttgcataaagcatgctccatatcatattccactcgtgcccaACTAATACCACATCGGCACTTGATGAGTATCCGCGCTCTTCCGAAATCAccctttaaatttggaaaggcttatttgcggtaaaactagtcgatcagcggtgcagtcgatggttccgtgcctttccctctcaagttgtccgcttGAGGGTACCTGTCTAGACGCTTCTAGAAaccccactctaatattaactttacatgcatcatgtccaaacctagtatgggttagaatgcTGTCCGCGTGATAACcctctaaggcaagccttgtccaaagtccgtcGGGATTTCCGTAATCCCAATGGATACCATCACAATATGtacattacttggagaaaacatgccgGTATGTTGATcgttaatgtgtaaatagtcagacccggagggggaaagggctaactctatttgttttgcagaaaatgaggcacgaagttcccaggttcggcatggttcaaaacatcccacctttgctgcttgattcgtggaagaacctctcacctagtgaccagaatcatgtgaaaagggtcctcggaaatttaccttccttattggacattcagccaaataacgcattgattgaggccgccactatgttttgggatgagaaaagagctgTCTTTCGCTTTGGTAATGTAGATATGACccctctcttagaggaaataggaggatTCGCTAGGCTGTCATGGGATAGTACGGGTTTATTAGTTCCAGAAAATCGCACTACCCGCAgttttttgaaaatgatgggtttcaagaaaaataatgaatTACTCTGTCTGAAAGAGTCATAcataccatttgaattcctttatgaacgttatggaCATAGCAAGTCATATCTCCTTCACCGTGATGAACTTGCCACTACTTTTTTGGGTTGGACACACCGAcgagtttttgtgttcattgtctgtttcttgggGTTGCTGATATTTCTGATGAATGGGGGGAGgatccacactcgcttagccatggttgcTAGGACTCTAgtggaaggaattgagggacaaacttacactaccATCCCCATGATCTTAGCCGAAATGTATCGCGCTCTAGATCGATGGAAGAATGAGAATGGGCACTTTGAGGGCTGTAATCGGTTGctgcaggtttggttattagaacatttttagagaggtgaatatcgccaagagcttctgcgaagaccattgaatgactacatagcctaccatcatccaaaaagaatgacatttatcccagataggtttgcGCAACCTGGAAGTGCTGTGAGCTGGGTGCATTTCTTCAGTAATTTGACTGATGAAAacgtacattggatgttcgaatggCTCCCGAGCAGcaagttcatcatcaggtcaagagaaacCACTAATCTAGTGTTGATCGGGTTAagaggaatctatccttatgctcctataagggtaatgaggcaagcgggaagaaagtaggttatacctcgggtttctAACATAGTCCAGTACAAAGCTGactttaaagggaacatcattccgtTCAAATTCGAGGCGCAGCATATGTGGAATCAAACGgtcattgtggagaaagatactatcgatccagacaggtatcatgccggccatgtgtacttctacccatcatggttggtagatgatagaGCGGGAGATGTCAAGACAGGGATCAATctgaaaaatagggttatagaCGACGATGCagaagcacaagtcaagtataggatgctACGCAAGAGGGTTTTTGAGTCTGAAGCTAGACATTTGGAACAAtacaaagtggatatggaagcctTCAGCGAATGGAAAGAaattgctactaaatcaacagaaagattggaatatttggaaTAAGGGTTAATGAAACTTGaggggaagatgaggaagaggctctCGAATTGTCAGAATACGGAAGGCAATGAGGCAGGGCACCTAATAAGGGCTTACCTACTATTGGACATGCGCGGCCTGGAGAACCTGATTGATggatccaagaaggccaagcatggagaaggttcttctgggaccaagtagattaggaaatgatgttctttactgcttttagcttagttttagatttcgaatgtaataaggcaaatgccattagtaattttcttattattgtcgtCTTAGTATGGATCTGATTCAtcttcgcattaatgaaatgacacaattattggtatcaattttctccaagtctatgtgttgttttggcctacctcgggcacaacgaggtcccccaaattaggacgcggaTTTATTTACTGATTCTGCAAcacatgttcaatattgcaagcattctttcaatatcccttactgacttggttacctttttctttttcttttcttttatttattcccattccccaaaggtcggttcgtgcatactggcatcatctgcATATCATACTAGAtgcagaggtcctccacctcctcctccaccaagtgatcctaaaggcaaaagcaaaggGAAAAAAATGGACGATTTAAGCGGTATCAAAAAGGACGGTCGGAATACTCCAGCACAGAACGAATTGGTCCTATGTCTAGAAtagaaaatattggagctacaagggAAACTTGAGCAGGTACGAAACTTGGAAAAACTTTCCCTCACCTTAAATGTCCCCGGGTttaaccaacaaaacacaaacgcACAGAACCCGgtacctccccaaaacacacaaaatccgcTAAATCCTCTTgcaccacatcaatacgccacacctcctcagaaccacaaccctccaccgatacctactcctcaacaacaccatcaccacccaactcaatacccacaaacaaccacataccacacccctcagaatgcaccacagcctactcctgacctgcaaaactcaaccaatgaccaccattacgctgagattcccggagtccaccaaagcaatcccatatatgtggaaactttaccccacaccccacaacagaccctatacatacccaaATCCGAgtaggacctgctcatcaagaacatggtggaggaactcaagaaacttactggcagagttcaaagtgtcgaagggggcaaaggcattgagggtttgaattatgaagatttgtgtattcagccagatgtagaactgccagagggttacaaacctcctaagttcgaaatgtttaACGGAACTGGTAatccgaaggtgcacttgagaacgtattgtgacaagcttgtaggagttggtAGGGAAGAAAGAATCCGCATAaagctgttcatgagaagcctcaccggagatgccctgtcttggtacatcagtcaaaacccaaagaaatgggttaattgggtgagcatggcatcagacttcatggatcggttcaagtttaacacagaaaatgcaccggacattttctacattcagaatctcaagaagaggccaacggaaactttccgcgagtatgctactcggtagAGGTcggaagctgcaaaagtaaggccagcactggaagaagaacagatgaataagttcttcgtcagagatcaggatccgcaatactacgaaagactgatggttattgaaaaccataaattttctgacatcatcaaattgggagaaagaatagaagaagagatcaaaagcggaatggtgacaaattttgaagcactctaagccacaaataaagccttacaGTTAGGAGGTacctccaagaagaaagaagtaggtgcggtGATGAtagcccaaggtccaaaatctcctcttacataccaaacactcccacccacatatcagccttcacctcccagataccaacaacctaccgccacttaccatacttataacacccAGCCAGCATACTACCACTTACCACCAGcctgccaaaactaccaaaaacctagaccaaatttcgaccatagaccacccagacaatacaccccaattgctgaacctatagaccaGCTGTACaagagactgaaggttgccggttatatcactcTCATTCCCggtgttgctatggaaaactcttcccaGTGGATTAATCCAAACAAGACATGTGCATATCACTCAGGCaatgaaaggtcatactattgatgagtttcgtactttgaaggataagattcagaaaTTAATTGACACCAGAGTgatacaggcaaaggaggctgcacccattgtccgtaacaatcctctcccagatcacaAGGGTGGAGGagtaaacgtgatagagaccAAAAAAGAATGGGAttcagaggggtcaattggacttaTTCAAGAAGGGGATAATTCTGAaatatctccagtcactctcacacctatcatggtatagactcaggcaccaattgaagttgaggtagctgcaccaactccgtttgaggttgaagtaacaatgcccttcaccgtgatggtagcacctacgccgtcttataagtctaatgctataccatgggattatgttgcggaagcaagaaggaaaggaaaggcaaaaatAGAAGAAACAGATGCAGCGTAAGGCATGACCAGAACTAGTAGGATTTATACACTCAAGtatttgggaggaacaagcaaatgCCTCTAAACCTCCTGCCATTGAGACTGGcccagatgatctttggagaaaggtgcaggcAAAAGAGTATTCTGGGGTtaatcatctgaacaaaacccctactcaaatatccattttatcactgctgcaaaactccgagGAATATAGGAATGCCCTaatgaaggtgttgaatgaagcctatgtacccaacaacatcacTAGTGGAaagatggccaacatggtagggcaagtgttggaaagccataagatcacttttcatgaagatgaGCTGCCACCAGAAGGATTAAGTCACAACAAGGCACTGCATATCACAATGCAgtttgaagacaagttcattgccagagtcctgatagacgggggttcgagtctcaacatatgtccactaactactctgaaaagattgggtaaaggcctgcacgagatacgagcaaaaagtatgaatataaaagcatttgatgggtctcaaagggacacaattggggaaaccaacctcagcctacagatgggcccaacttggtttgatgttgagtttcaagtgttggatatATCTACCACCTACAGCCTATTATTAGgaagaccttggatacatgccgctagggccgtagcttctactctacatcaggtcgcgatgtttgagtggaaccataggaagtgatcatccatggagacggaagtaatcccatttacaccagtcaaactgttccggtcatcgagaatagaaggaagttgggtgaagaaacataccatcgcatcgagcgcgtcaacacaattgaaaaggacaaatgttGGAgaagtaagatagaaggcatattggcatggacagggtatgagcctggcaagggtctcggtaagaatctccaggggatcaccaaaccgatacagctaaagCATCACGACACAACTTTTGGGATTGGGTATGAATGCActtggcacgagtatcagaattggtcgccatcatggcgtggtccttattaccctctagagcaaccagtaccacatttgagccagtcatttcatcaagatGACATGATGTGGGAGTTCGAAGAAGTTGAAGTTCTAGCTGGCATAAGGAAtttgtttctggatgatgaaaacatggattgcggtgcgatagttgaggaggaggaagaggaaggccttattattcataccgtggagaagggagctattctcaagaactggactacTGCACCATTaagggcccatcgagttcctggcattattattacctatcccgatgaacctacgactgtgacatgtaatgagacaacgcaacataaggataatgattcagaggatctggaagtggatataatacccgagaaaattgtcagagaagtggaaaactttgaaaataagcctaagtccaatttggatgagacccaAACAGTTAATTtaggagactccgaaacagtcaaggaaatgcgtgtaagcattcacctatcgccGTCAGAGAAGAAAGATTACGTTCGGTTCTTGAAagagtatgaggatatttttgcattgtcctatgatgatatgaccggtttaagcacgtccatagtggctcataaactacctaccaaccctatatatccgcctgtaaagcagaagctcagaaagttcaagccggatatgagtctgaaaataaagGAGGAGGTCACCCAGCAGAttaaagccaaggttctcagagtggttgaatatccgacctggttggctaacattgtgccagttccaaagaaagacgggaaagtcagagtgtgtgtcgactatcgggacttaaacagagcaagtcccaaagataaTTTCCGTttcccaatatacacatactgatcgacaactctGCCAAGTATGAACTCCAATCTTTCGTGGATTGCTTCGCgagatatcatcagatctggatggatgaagaggatgccgaaaagacagcctttattatACCATGGGGAGTGTATTGctacaaaatgatgtcgtttggcctaaagaatgctggagccacatatatgagggccatgacaaccatttttcatgacatgatacacaaagagatagaggtgtacgtggatgacgtcatcatcaaatctaagagaagcacagatcatatagtagatttgaggaaattcttcGATCGACTTCGAAGATACAACCTGAAACTAAATCCCACAAAAcctgccttcggagtccctgtcggaaagttgttagggttcatcgtcagccgccgaggaattgagctagacccgtcaaaggtcaaggctatccaagttTTGCCACCGtcgaagaacaagaaagatgtgatgagtttcttggggcatctcaattacatcagccatttcatagcacaatcaactgtgatctgtgaaccgattttcaaaatgttaaagaaagaAACTACAATAAGTTGGAccgaagaatgccagaaagcctttgacaagatcaaggaatatttatctgAACCACCTattctggtcccaccagaacttgggagacctctgctactctatttatctgtactggatagggctttcggttgtgtcttgggacaacacgatgagacgggaagAAAGGAATAGGctatatactatctgagtaagaagttcacaccctacgagaCACGGTATTCTTTGATGGAACACACCTGTTGTGCCCTAACTTGGATAGCTCAAAAGTTAAGGCACTACTTTTGTGCCTATACCATGTATCTCATATCAAAGATGGATCCTCTGAAATACAttttccagaaacccatgcctacaaggaagctggcaaaatggcaaatactattgagtgaattcgacatcgtctaCGTAAATCAAAAAGCGGTCAAGGGACAGGCATTGGTAGATCACTTGGCAGAAAATCATGTgggtggagaatatgaaccactgaaacgtattttcccgatgaagaggtatcattcgtagaAGAAGACATCACCGAAACCTATGACAGTTGGACAATGTTTTTTgatggagcagcaaacttcaaaggagtgggtattggagcagttttggTATGATAGACAggtcaacactatccggtatTCGCAAAACTTAGATTTccgtgtaccaataatatggcaaaatacgaggcttgcatcttggggctcaagttggccattgacatgaacgttcaggaattgctggtaattagagattcagaccttttggtacatcaggttttaggagaatgggctacaaagaataccaaaatattgccatatttgtacTACGTACAAGAGTTGATGAAGAAGTTCACAAAAATAGAGCttaaacatgttccgagaatccataatgagttcgcagatgcgttgaccactctatcttccatgatacaacacccagacaagaatttcattgatccTATTCCAGTAGGGAtccataatcagccagcttattgtgctcatgttgaagaagaaactgaTGGGAATTCGTGGTTCCGTGAtatcaaagaatacttggcaaaaggagaatacctggagcacgcaaatcatactcagaaacgcacactccgaagattgtccaaccatttcttccaaagtggaggaattctgtacaaaaggactccagatctaggattatTACGATGTGTCAATGCCgaggaagcatccaaattgctaGAAGAGATACATgctggaacttgcggaccacacatgaatggttttgttttagccaagaagatattaagagcaggatatttctggatgactatggtaACAGagtgcatcaggtatgtccaaaagtgtcatcaatgccaagtacatacggatatgatacgagtgccacccaatgaactcaatgcaacaagtgcaccctggcctttctccgcttgggggatagatgtcatcggtccaatcgaacccgccGATTCAAATAGgcataggttcattctagtggccatagattatttcacaaaatggaatgaagccgcatcttacaaggctgtaactaaaAAGGTCGTCGTAGATTTCGTTAGGGATCGTATTGTCTATTGATTCGGGGCACCAaaatcaatcatcaccgacaatgccgccaaccttaacagtgatttgatgaaatCGATGTGTGAAACCTTTaggatcaagcataagaattccacaacatacaggccacaaatgaatggagttgtggaagctgccaataagaacatcaagaggatattaaggaagatggtagataatcacaaaaaatggcatgagaagttactatttgccctacttggatatcgtaccacaGTTCACACATCAACTGGGGAAACTCCTTACTTGCTGGTCTATGGCACTGAAGTCGTCATTCTcgccgaagtagaaattccttctttgagaatcatacaagaggctgaactcagtgatgcagaatggataagaaGTCGTTATGAGCAACTGGCTCTCATTGGCAgaaaaagaatgaacgcagtatgtcacggtcaactttaccagaacagaatgtccagagctttcaacaaaagtgTCAGGCCCAGACAATTCACATCAAGGAagttggtgctaaagcggatcttcctacatcaagatgaagccaaagggaaattttcacccaattggaaaggtccctacatggttcacagagtactaataggaggagcgctcatactcgcagagatggacggagaagtttggccaaaacctatcaactcagacgcagtcaagaaaTACTATGTTTAGATTGTTTAAATTTCACCATCTAATGTGACTGATCTACGCTTGAcgtgattcccatttaagaggggatacgtaggcagccatgtgggttcggtcacatctcaataaaatcttcatttttgccATGTTAAAAaattggggcagaattttgaggagagcaAGGAagccgcaatgtctctaaaatatgtcacagtcattggttcatctaacttAGTCGATGTTgcatactactatattttaaataactacattcatcaaaCGCTAGTATTTCTTTCgaaaaactttatttctataaatagccagatgttacccagggtgactcaagcaggatctcaagacaggagcacaagcaaagcaaaagacaaaagcacgaaccaaccttcccctacaaaactcacaattttttttTGGATGCAGGCATAGTAAGACAATAATATCTGCAGACACGTCAAGTCACTACTTTCAAGATAGCAGATTATCTATCCCAAGTATCTCCATTTAAGAAACACTCTACTATCACTCATCGTTTTCTTTGCATAAgtctaagccctgcctccctaattgcatgaggctaagcactacctttccttgcatgagactaagcatcgtctcctttcttttcatgagactaagcattgtctcctatttgcacgaggctaagcatcgcctccttaactgtataaggctaagcattgcctccttaattgcataaggctaagcactgccttctttgcatgagactaagcattgtctcctattttgtatGAGGCTAAaccctgcctccttaactgcataaggctaagcactgcctttccttacatcaagactaagcattatctcctattttgcatgaggctaagctctgcctccctaattgcgtaagcctaagcactgcctttccttgcatgagactaagcattgtctcctatttgcacgaggctaagcatcgcctccttaactgcataattctaagcattgcctccttaactgcacaaggctaagcactgccttctttgcatgagactaagcattgtctcctattttgtatGAAGCTAAGCACTGCTTCcccttctttgcatgagactaagcactgtctcctattttgcatgaggctaagccctgcccccCCCCCTCTTGCAtacggctaagcactgccttttcctcaagattaaatactatctccactATGCCATATAAGACCTAGCACTATCCTCTATTCACCCAgtgctaagcactgccctcatcttacacaagactaagccttgtatTGTCTCATCTTCGCATGTGACCAAGCGTCACATCTTTGCACTTCATaggctgaaatatcgccattttgtccaaaggcgtcatattccgaaggcatcatcctcatagacggaagacaccattccatggcctgaggatctctcagtaTTGCACGTCATTATTATTCAAAGGtgtcatggttcagaggcaccattgTCATAGCCCGTGGACATCATTTAATGGCCTGCGAATCCATTATcacatggcccaggacgtcatgatctaaggatatcatcctcaccgtccaaagataactttcatggtccaaagggaatttgcatcatgtttaaattctcgcaataatctatatatatttgcgtgcatcgtgttttaagttttgcaggtaatccatgaagtaaccgttctcctaacgggagcaatcttcgctctggTTTCCGTTCAACGTTCACAt
It includes:
- the LOC138894615 gene encoding uncharacterized protein, yielding MDPLKYIFQKPMPTRKLAKWQILLSEFDIVYVNQKAVKGQALVDHLAENHVGGEYEPLKPNFKGVGIGAVLVLGEWATKNTKILPYLYYVQELMKKFTKIELKHVPRIHNEFADALTTLSSMIQHPDKNFIDPIPVGIHNQPAYCAHVEEETDGNSWFRDIKEYLAKGEYLEHANHTQKRTLRRLSNHFFQSGGILYKRTPDLGLLRCVNAEEASKLLEEIHAGTCGPHMNGFVLAKKILRAGYFWMTMVTECIRYVQKCHQCQVHTDMIRVPPNELNATSAPWPFSAWGIDVIGPIEPADSNRHRFILVAIDYFTKWNEAASYKAVTKKVVVDFVRDRIVY